The Saccharomyces mikatae IFO 1815 strain IFO1815 genome assembly, chromosome: 2 sequence ATCACAGGATCTAAACTCTGATTATAATATTACCATGCTACATAACAGTGTACTTAGACGAGAATACCGAACCATTTGGATCTGGGTAAACAATTATCTCTCAATTCTTGCCATTGGACGATGAATTCATCCACAAGCCAATAAAGTACCTTACCCGTCAGACTAGGAGTATTGATCCTTGCCAGCGATTCCACGTAGACTATATGGGAGGAATCGACGAAGAGAACAACGAGTTCTATAAATTTTAGCCAAAATGATATTATACAGCATGTCCCAGGCCCatttaataaaaagagGTGGGGTGATCCACACATGGCAAATCTAATTTTAATCACGTGTATAAAAGATTGCATCAGCGTTCCTATGATGGTCTTGACACTTTGTACAAGATTAGCTTTAACTTCTCTGGCTTTCATGAATTCATAGTATTGCACTTTGCAACGAGTGAAGTTCTTTATAAAATCGACGAATCTTTGCTTTGAAGCCTCATCAGAGTATCCTAAGTATATGATCGACCCGTTTAACAAGAGGTCTTTataattttccaaaagacGAATCATTTCGCCAGTATGGCCTCCAGATCctaaaaatataaaaaccTTGAGCGGCTTCTTTGACGGTTTCTGTATCCTCAGTACGCTAACCTCATCTTCCGTATCCCTTTGTGTATCTGTCTGAGGGTGGAAAAAAGGTAGGATCGTTACTAATCTAATGACATACGCAGTCAATACAATGAGCACCAATGACGCCAAGTAGGCCGTCTTCATAATCTATAACTGTCGATTTCGAATTTTTCCAGACTACTAGATCACCATATACAGTTATCGCGAGTCCTCGtaaatgaaatattggAATGGCTTCGTTAAAAGTATGTTTGCTCAAGATAGAACacgtaaaagaaaagcacGAAATGGTAAAAACTTTCGCGTTGGGGCAGAAATTGTTCATGCGCGtaattaaaagaaaaaaaagcacaGCGGTGTAAGTTGGAGCAATAGGAGAAAATAACCTGTAAAGGAAAGTATTTCAAGTCACTATTGCG is a genomic window containing:
- the ALG14 gene encoding N-acetylglucosaminyldiphosphodolichol N-acetylglucosaminyltransferase anchoring subunit ALG14 (similar to Saccharomyces cerevisiae ALG14 (YBR070C); ancestral locus Anc_3.289), producing the protein MKTAYLASLVLIVLTAYVIRLVTILPFFHPQTDTQRDTEDEVSVLRIQKPSKKPLKVFIFLGSGGHTGEMIRLLENYKDLLLNGSIIYLGYSDEASKQRFVDFIKNFTRCKVQYYEFMKAREVKANLVQSVKTIIGTLMQSFIHVIKIRFAMCGSPHLFLLNGPGTCCIISFWLKFIELVVLFVDSSHIVYVESLARINTPSLTGKVLYWLVDEFIVQWQELRDNCLPRSKWFGILV